Proteins encoded together in one Oceanispirochaeta sp. window:
- the clpS gene encoding ATP-dependent Clp protease adapter ClpS produces MAGQNSFDSDFLNQVDEGLKEPDMYRVLLLNDDYTTQDFVVEVLVTIFHKQPVDATRIMLDVHKKGRGMVGLFTFDIASTKVKQVKELAKQREYPLKCVMEKA; encoded by the coding sequence ATGGCAGGACAAAACAGCTTTGATAGCGATTTTTTAAATCAGGTGGACGAAGGGCTCAAAGAGCCTGATATGTACAGAGTCCTTCTGTTGAATGATGACTATACAACTCAGGACTTTGTTGTAGAAGTTCTAGTGACGATTTTTCATAAACAGCCCGTGGATGCGACCCGGATCATGCTGGATGTGCATAAAAAAGGACGTGGTATGGTGGGTTTGTTTACCTTCGATATCGCTTCGACTAAGGTTAAGCAGGTAAAAGAGCTGGCTAAACAGAGGGAATACCCCTTGAAATGCGTCATGGAGAAGGCTTGA
- the clpA gene encoding ATP-dependent Clp protease ATP-binding subunit ClpA has product MDISQELQIIVNAAYQEARSRKHEYFTPEHLLLTTLDFDAPREMLESCGADPDLIIEQLEEFFTKNIEVVSGAEPVQSEGLQNIIERSMLQMSSAGKDIIHIGDLLVAILDEPESFASYYMKKSGVNRLELLSVVSHPIEDELEGVNSMDSDSEDAAEELSSQEGRGHRQDRKSKSALAQYTTDLTRLAEEGKLEPLIGREDILERTIQILSRRLKNNPVHVGEPGVGKTALTEGLAYRIVNDDVPSFLKGFRIFSLDMGSLLAGTRFRGDFEERMKRVLKDLEKLSKSILFIDEIHTIIGAGAVSGGSMDAGNLLKPALAKGQLRCIGSTTYDEYTKHFEKDHALARRFQKIDIPETTVEETLKILRGLQDVYEIHHGVRYSEEALEAAVRLSDQYINEKHLPDKAIDLIDEAGAWKALKQEKEGAPPDSLPEVTEQDIEKVVASIARIPERSVSANETDKLRDLDKALKKNLFGQDEAVDAVTLAIRRSRAGFRQDHKPVASFLFVGPTGVGKTELARLLASELGVSLHRIDMSEYQEKHTVSRLIGSPPGYVGYEEGGLLTDTIRKNPHAVLLLDEIEKAHQDVFNILLQMMDYATVTDNMGRKADFRHAVIIMTSNAGARNLGRSQIGFGDRVMNGEIVNDEVKRIFTPEFRNRLDQIITFANLPDDVVISIVKKELAGFETQLAARNVSLEVSDSCIEFLAKEGYSQEYGARNISRLIDEKIKTFFVDQVLFGSLVSGGKARADMKDGAVFIEVLPSEG; this is encoded by the coding sequence ATGGATATCAGTCAGGAACTACAGATTATTGTCAACGCGGCCTATCAGGAGGCCAGAAGCCGGAAGCATGAGTATTTTACTCCCGAGCATCTTCTGCTGACGACTCTTGATTTTGATGCTCCCAGAGAAATGCTTGAATCCTGCGGTGCAGATCCGGATCTGATCATCGAACAGCTTGAGGAATTTTTCACCAAAAATATTGAGGTAGTCAGTGGCGCCGAGCCGGTGCAGTCAGAAGGATTACAGAATATTATTGAGCGATCCATGCTCCAGATGAGCTCGGCAGGAAAAGACATCATTCACATCGGCGATCTCCTGGTGGCTATTCTGGATGAGCCTGAAAGTTTTGCCTCCTATTATATGAAGAAATCCGGTGTTAACCGTCTTGAACTCCTCAGTGTAGTTTCTCATCCCATCGAAGATGAGCTTGAAGGCGTCAATTCCATGGACTCTGATTCGGAAGACGCTGCCGAAGAGCTTTCATCCCAGGAGGGCCGCGGACACCGACAGGACCGCAAGAGTAAATCGGCCCTTGCACAGTACACAACCGACCTGACCAGGCTGGCGGAAGAGGGGAAACTGGAACCCCTGATTGGACGGGAAGACATTCTGGAGCGGACCATACAGATCCTTTCACGCCGGTTGAAGAATAATCCTGTGCATGTGGGGGAACCGGGTGTCGGCAAAACAGCCCTCACCGAAGGTCTTGCCTACCGAATCGTGAATGATGATGTTCCCTCTTTTTTAAAGGGATTTCGGATATTTTCTCTGGATATGGGCAGCCTTCTGGCGGGAACCCGTTTCCGGGGGGACTTTGAAGAGCGGATGAAGAGGGTCCTCAAAGACCTTGAAAAGCTGAGTAAGTCCATACTGTTCATCGATGAAATCCATACCATTATCGGTGCCGGAGCAGTTTCCGGAGGTAGTATGGATGCTGGAAATCTGCTCAAACCAGCCCTTGCAAAGGGGCAGCTTCGCTGCATCGGCAGTACAACTTATGATGAGTATACAAAACACTTTGAGAAGGACCATGCCCTGGCCAGGCGTTTTCAGAAGATTGATATTCCGGAAACCACAGTGGAAGAAACTTTGAAAATTCTAAGGGGCCTTCAGGATGTCTATGAGATTCACCACGGTGTCCGGTACTCTGAAGAAGCCCTGGAAGCGGCTGTCAGGCTTTCTGATCAGTATATCAACGAAAAACACCTCCCCGATAAAGCTATCGATCTGATCGATGAGGCAGGAGCCTGGAAGGCCCTGAAGCAGGAAAAAGAAGGGGCTCCTCCCGACTCTCTTCCCGAAGTGACAGAGCAGGACATCGAAAAAGTGGTTGCCTCTATCGCCAGGATACCAGAGAGGAGCGTCTCTGCCAATGAAACGGATAAGCTTCGTGATCTGGACAAGGCCCTGAAGAAAAACCTTTTTGGCCAGGATGAGGCTGTCGATGCGGTGACCCTGGCGATCAGACGATCCCGGGCCGGTTTCCGGCAGGATCATAAACCCGTCGCCTCCTTTCTTTTTGTCGGCCCCACGGGGGTAGGGAAAACAGAGCTGGCCCGTTTGCTTGCCTCTGAATTGGGTGTGTCCCTCCACCGGATAGATATGAGTGAGTATCAGGAGAAACACACTGTGTCCCGACTCATCGGATCACCTCCCGGTTACGTGGGATATGAAGAGGGGGGATTATTGACCGATACAATTCGGAAAAATCCCCATGCAGTTCTTCTGCTGGATGAAATTGAGAAGGCCCATCAGGATGTGTTTAACATCCTTCTCCAGATGATGGATTATGCCACTGTCACGGATAACATGGGCCGGAAAGCGGATTTTCGGCATGCTGTCATCATCATGACCTCCAATGCGGGAGCCCGAAACCTCGGCAGAAGTCAGATAGGATTCGGTGACCGGGTCATGAATGGGGAAATCGTGAATGATGAGGTCAAGAGGATATTCACCCCCGAATTCAGGAATCGTCTGGATCAGATTATAACCTTTGCCAATCTGCCGGATGATGTTGTGATATCAATCGTTAAAAAGGAACTGGCCGGCTTTGAGACACAACTGGCCGCACGGAATGTTTCCCTGGAAGTCAGTGACTCCTGCATCGAGTTTCTGGCAAAAGAAGGGTATTCTCAGGAATACGGAGCCCGGAATATCTCCAGACTGATCGATGAAAAGATCAAGACATTCTTTGTGGATCAGGTCCTTTTCGGTAGTCTGGTTTCGGGTGGCAAGGCCCGGGCCGATATGAAAGACGGGGCTGTCTTCATTGAGGTTCTCCCCAGTGAGGGATGA
- the aat gene encoding leucyl/phenylalanyl-tRNA--protein transferase has translation MRDEEFPWLEYDQYFPFPPEETWEDDIVGVGGNLSPGLLISAYSQGVFPWFNEGEDILWWSLDPRFVLYPENLRISRSMKKVLKSGKFRVTLDCAFKDVMTGCGKVPRKDQDGTWISGDMLKAYSTLHELGFAHSVEVWEDESLVGGLYGVSLGRAFFGESMFAIKANASKTGFIALSSFLEEKGFSFIDCQQHTEHLGSLGACDVPRSRFLKELRMALKEGTIRGNWSVLFPGFPVSTQWNRLTRQNQEVQG, from the coding sequence GTGAGGGATGAGGAATTTCCCTGGCTGGAATACGACCAGTATTTCCCCTTTCCTCCCGAAGAAACCTGGGAGGATGATATCGTGGGAGTCGGGGGGAATCTGTCTCCAGGGCTCTTGATCTCTGCCTATTCCCAGGGTGTCTTTCCCTGGTTTAATGAGGGGGAGGACATCCTCTGGTGGAGCCTGGACCCCCGCTTTGTCTTGTATCCTGAAAACCTCAGGATCAGCCGGTCCATGAAAAAAGTCCTCAAATCCGGAAAATTCAGGGTCACCCTTGACTGCGCTTTCAAGGATGTCATGACAGGTTGCGGCAAGGTGCCCCGGAAGGATCAGGATGGTACCTGGATCTCTGGTGACATGTTAAAAGCATATTCAACTCTTCATGAATTGGGCTTTGCCCATTCTGTTGAAGTCTGGGAGGATGAGAGCCTTGTCGGGGGCCTATACGGTGTGTCCCTGGGGCGTGCTTTTTTTGGTGAATCCATGTTTGCCATCAAGGCAAATGCCTCCAAGACAGGATTTATCGCCTTGTCTTCTTTTCTGGAGGAGAAGGGATTTTCCTTTATTGACTGTCAGCAGCATACGGAACATCTGGGATCTCTGGGAGCCTGTGACGTACCCCGCAGCCGTTTCCTCAAGGAACTTCGGATGGCGCTGAAAGAAGGTACAATTCGGGGAAACTGGTCTGTTCTCTTTCCGGGATTTCCTGTATCTACTCAATGGAATAGACTGACAAGGCAGAACCAGGAGGTTCAAGGCTGA